The genome window GCCGCCCATTTACGCCCGGGTTTTTCTGGAAAGCGAAGTGATGGCCATGCATGAAGTGCCGAAAAAGGCCGCTGAGTTCGCCTATTCGATAACGAGCCAGACGGTGCTTCCGAAGGGAACATTCAGCATTATGATTGTGGCAATCTTTGCTGCGGCGATCAGTACGCTGGATACCGGCCTGAATCGCAATGCGGCGCTGATTATTCGCGACCTGCTTCCCGCGCACCGCCGGTTTTGGAAAATGAAGCCGATCAATCCGGACCGGGAAGTGTTCCTCGGCAAACTGACGACAGTTCTGGCAGGGTTTGTGGTGATGGGCATCGCCATCTTCTATGCCAATGTCAAGGACACCTCGCTGTTCGACTTTATGCTCAAGACGGTAATCGGCCAGCTGATGACTCCGCAGTTTGTGCCGCTGATTCTCTTCCTGTTTATTCGCAAGGTGCCGCGCTGGGCCATCTTCTCCTCCCTGGGCGGCGGCTATCTGCCGACGGTTGCTCTGCTGGTCTGGAATGCCGTTGCGGCGGAACCGGTCATCCTTTCTTCGCACCTGACCATGGCCCTGGTCATGGGCTGCGGAGCCCTCGGTTATCTGCTGGCGCTTCCGTTCTGGTCGAAAGTCAGTGACAAAGAAAAACAAGCCACACACGCCTTCTACGAAAAAATGGAGCGGCCGATTGATTTCGAAAAAGAGGTCGGCAAAGGCAATGACTCCTTCCAGCTCATTATGATCGGCCGGTTCGCGCTGGTTCTCGGCGCGCTGTTCCTGCTGATGCTGATCCCTGTCGATACCGTTGCGGGCCGCTGGGTGATTGTCACCATTTCCGGCGTGGTCGGCGGTGTCGGTGCACTTATGTGGCTTTCGGGACATAAAATTGCCAAAAAGGAATCATAAAAAGGAATTATACGATGGACTACGTTTCTCAACTCAAAAACCTTCCGAAAAAAAACGACTTTTTCATCGGATTTGACAGCGACGGCTGTGTGTTCGATACAATGGAACTGAAGCATAAGGAATGCTTCTGCCCGGCCGCGATCAAGCATCTGGGCTGCCAGCCGGTCAGCAAAGCCGCTCGCGAAGTGTGGGATTTTGTCAACCTGTACAGCAAGACGCGTGGCTGCAACCGCTTTATTGCCGTGCAGCACTTCCGGAATCTGCTCAAAGAACGCACCGATGTGAAAGCGCGCGGATTTGATCCGATGGATCTGTCCGGTCTGGATGCGTGGGTGCAGCGTGAAACGAAACTCGGCAACCCGGCACTCGAGGCGGAAGTGGTCGAAAACGGCAATCAGGACCTGCATATTATGCTCGATTGGAGCCGGGAGGTTAATGCGCGGGTTGAAGACATGGTTTCCGGAATGACGCCGTTCCCGGGAGTTCTTGACGTGTTGAAACACGGACGGGACCGGGCCGACATGATTGTGGTTTCCCAGACGCCCCTTGATGCTTTGGAGCGCGAATGGGAAGAAAACAACATGACCCCTTATGTTCGTTTGATCGCCGGGCAGGAGCATGGGACTAAAGCTGAGCACATCCGCTTTGCAACAGAAGGGAAAGGGT of Tichowtungia aerotolerans contains these proteins:
- a CDS encoding HAD family hydrolase, encoding MDYVSQLKNLPKKNDFFIGFDSDGCVFDTMELKHKECFCPAAIKHLGCQPVSKAAREVWDFVNLYSKTRGCNRFIAVQHFRNLLKERTDVKARGFDPMDLSGLDAWVQRETKLGNPALEAEVVENGNQDLHIMLDWSREVNARVEDMVSGMTPFPGVLDVLKHGRDRADMIVVSQTPLDALEREWEENNMTPYVRLIAGQEHGTKAEHIRFATEGKGYGKDRVLMVGDAPGDYKAAADNDALYYPIIPGQEEASWQRLVDEALERFFAGTFAGSYQQQLLDEFDASLPEHPPWENGTD
- a CDS encoding sodium:solute symporter family protein; translation: MMGSSLDLIIVGVYMCVLVLIGMVFGKLVKSGSDYFKAGAKGSWWMVGASMFMSGISAWTFVGNASGIFRAGWSPLAIYIANVTGFTLAAFFLGAWYRQMRVITYAETIKERFGKSAEQLVAHLLVLNGFMWAGVGLYTLCVFVGPLIPNVPIEGLILGIGFVVVLYCTVGGNWAVMANDFVQGIILVVVTSIVTVLCFMNAGGIGAFFDAVANSSAAEELRFVTPSPEGASTWSGLANYGLAWCIVIFINQLFNQSSLFQGVRYFSAKDGREARKASIFAGLMMVMGLLIFFVPPIYARVFLESEVMAMHEVPKKAAEFAYSITSQTVLPKGTFSIMIVAIFAAAISTLDTGLNRNAALIIRDLLPAHRRFWKMKPINPDREVFLGKLTTVLAGFVVMGIAIFYANVKDTSLFDFMLKTVIGQLMTPQFVPLILFLFIRKVPRWAIFSSLGGGYLPTVALLVWNAVAAEPVILSSHLTMALVMGCGALGYLLALPFWSKVSDKEKQATHAFYEKMERPIDFEKEVGKGNDSFQLIMIGRFALVLGALFLLMLIPVDTVAGRWVIVTISGVVGGVGALMWLSGHKIAKKES